A stretch of the Candidatus Binatus sp. genome encodes the following:
- a CDS encoding DUF6496 domain-containing protein, with protein MPTKKSSTRKYGEKASQSVKRAMHRKKAGQLTSGRSGKKVTSRKQAIAIGLSEARRAGAKVPKKKSSK; from the coding sequence ATGCCGACCAAAAAAAGTTCGACACGCAAGTACGGAGAGAAAGCATCGCAGAGCGTCAAGCGCGCGATGCATCGCAAGAAAGCCGGCCAGCTCACTTCCGGCCGCTCCGGAAAGAAAGTCACGAGCCGCAAGCAGGCGATCGCGATTGGACTTTCCGAAGCGCGTCGCGCGGGAGCGAAAGTTCCAAAGAAGAAAAGCTCCAAGTGA
- a CDS encoding phage holin family protein, which yields MENHSSARKELVESPADWGTLAARAVDDVSRVIQGEMRLLEARLRGAIEGQVENLFLTLAAVAVATIGAFCLLAALIGFLHQWMPYWQAMGIVGVAFVIVGIIMRLIGKRAAKVRTAA from the coding sequence ATGGAAAACCATAGCTCGGCGCGCAAGGAACTGGTCGAAAGCCCGGCGGATTGGGGTACGCTTGCAGCCCGCGCCGTAGATGACGTGTCGCGGGTCATCCAGGGCGAGATGCGACTGCTCGAGGCTCGGCTGCGAGGCGCAATCGAGGGGCAGGTGGAGAACTTGTTCCTGACGCTGGCCGCAGTGGCCGTCGCGACGATCGGCGCGTTCTGCCTGCTAGCTGCGCTGATCGGATTCCTGCATCAATGGATGCCATACTGGCAGGCGATGGGCATCGTTGGGGTCGCGTTTGTGATTGTCGGGATAATCATGCGGCTGATCGGAAAACGCGCAGCCAAGGTGCGGACTGCCGCCTAA